In one window of Tripterygium wilfordii isolate XIE 37 chromosome 1, ASM1340144v1, whole genome shotgun sequence DNA:
- the LOC119992096 gene encoding probable pectate lyase 1, whose product MAVSKRWSCVGLAVLVVMFVGAMAVAFKDEISAARDVITEHLGSSNNSTMAARLEDSEVPNEHAVADPEEVVAMVEMSIRNATERRKLGYFSCGTGNPIDDCWRCDPNWQSNRKRLADCGIGFGRNAIGGRDGRFYVVTDPSDNDAVNPRPGTLRHAVIQEEPLWIVFKRDMVIQLKQELIVNSFKTIDGRGANVHIANGGCITIQYVTNVIIHGLHIHDCKPTGNAMVRSSPSHFGWRTIADGDAVSIFGSSHIWVDHNSLSHCADGLVDAVMGSTAITISNNHMTHHNEVILLGHSDSYTRDKQMQVTIAYNHFGEGLIQRMPRCRHGYFHVVNNDYTHWEMYAIGGSANPTINSQGNRYNAPANAFAKEVTKRVDTAINEWKGWNWRSEGDMLLNGAYFTPSGAGASASYARASSLGAKSSSMVGSMTSNAGALGCRKGRTC is encoded by the exons ATGGCTGTGTCGAAGAGATGGTCTTGCGTGGGCTTGGCGGTGCTCGTAGTGATGTTCGTCGGAGCAATGGCGGTCGCTTTCAAGGATGAGATCTCTGCTGCGAG GGATGTGATAACAGAGCATTTGGGGAGCTCAAACAACTCAACTATGGCGGCGAG GTTGGAAGATAGTGAGGTACCGAATGAACATGCAGTTGCTGATCCGGAGGAGGTTGTGGCCATGGTTGAGAT GAGCATCCGCAACGCCACTGAAAGGAGGAAGCTAGGCTATTTCTCCTGCGGAACTGGGAATCCAATTGATGATTGCTGGCGCTGTGACCCCAATTGGCAGAGCAACCGCAAGCGCCTTGCGGACTGTGGCATTGGCTTTGGTAGGAATGCCATTGGTGGCCGTGATGGCCGCTTCTATGTTGTTACCGATCCCAGTGATAATGATGCTGTCAACCCAAGGCCCGGAACTCTGCGCCATGCTGTGATCCAGGAAGAGCCCCTCTGGATTGTGTTCAAGAGGGACATGGTCATACAATTGAAGCAGGAGCTCATCGTTAACAGCTTCAAAACAATTGATGGCCGCGGAGCCAATGTCCACATTGCTAATGGAGGGTGCATCACCATCCAGTATGTTACAAATGTCATTATCCATGGTCTCCACATTCATGACTGCAAGCCTACTGGCAATGCCATGGTCAGAAGCTCTCCAAGTCACTTTGGGTGGAGGACTATAGCAGATGGTGATGCTGTCTCCATCTTTGGATCAAGCCACATCTGGGTTGACCACAATTCCCTTTCCCACTGCGCTGATGGCCTTGTTGATGCTGTCATGGGTTCAACTGCCATTACTATCTCCAACAACCACATGACCCATCATAATGAG GTGATCCTATTGGGCCACAGTGATTCTTATACAAGAGACAAGCAAATGCAAGTGACAATTGCATATAACCATTTTGGAGAAGGACTTATCCAGAGAATGCCAAG GTGTAGGCATGGGTACTTCCATGTGGTGAACAATGACTATACTCACTGGGAAATGTATGCAATTGGTGGAAGTGCAAACCCCACCATCAACAGCCAAGGCAACAGATACAATGCCCCAGCAAATGCCTTCGCAAAGGAG GTGACAAAGAGGGTGGATACTGCCATAAATGAATGGAAGGGCTGGAATTGGAGATCAGAGGGAGACATGTTGCTGAATGGTGCCTACTTCACTCCATCTGGAGCTGGAGCCTCAGCTAGCTATGCTCGTGCTTCAAGCTTAGGAGCCAAGTCTTCTTCCATGGTCGGCTCCATGACTTCTAATGCTGGTGCTCTTGGCTGCCGCAAGGGCCGTACTTGCTAG
- the LOC119995343 gene encoding protein FAR1-RELATED SEQUENCE 5-like has protein sequence MAAISVPLQPCKQGCVMEINAEHDRDNSPLLNENEEIEEPKQGMIFSSKEDIYAYYKRYANQIGFSVALRSQHVGVNGELKYFVIECSRAGKKKSKSELNPLKPSLSAKVDCKARLRAILQKDETFMISKVVLEHNHELISSDIRHFKCNKRINTPTKRRLELNDQAGIGVSRNFTSLVVEAGGYEHLSFDEKDCRNYIEKARRLRLGEGDAESIRNYFLRMQRENSNFFYIIDFDDNCRIKNLFWADSRSRSSYEVFGDVVSFDTTYLTNKYDMPFAPFVGVNHHGQSILLGCGLLSSEDTDTFVWLFKSWLL, from the exons ATGGCCGCTATTTCTGTGCCACTGCAACCTTGCAAGCAAG GTTGTGTTATGGAGATTAATGCAGAGCATGATAGAGATAATAGTCCTTTGCTAAATGAgaatgaagaaattgaagaacctAAGCAGGGAATGATTTTTAGTTCGAAGGAAGATATTTATGCATACTATAAGAGATATGCCAATCAAATAGGATTCTCTGTAGCTCTTAGATCACAACATGTGGGGGTCAATGGAGAGTTAAAATACTTTGTAATTGAATGTTCTCGGGCAGGGAAGAAGAAAAGTAAATCTGAGCTAAATCCATTGAAGCCATCTCTATCTGCAAAAGTGGATTGTAAAGCACGATTGAGGGCAATCTTACAAAAGGATGAGACATTCATGATAAGTAAAGTAGTTCTTGAGCATAATCATGAATTGATCTCAAGTGACATTAGGCACTTCAAATGTAATAAGAGAATTAACACTCCTACAAAGAGAAGATTGGAATTAAATGATCAAGCAGGGATTGGTGTTTCCAGAAATTTCACTTCCTTAGTTGTTGAAGCAGGGGGGTATGAGCACTTGTCTTTTGATGAAAAAGATTGCCGCAATTATATTGAGAAAGCACGAAGATTGAGACTTGGGGAAGGTGATGCCGAATCAATCAGAAACTATTTTTTGAGAATGCAAAGAGAAAATTCCAACTTTTTTTACATAATAGACTTTGATGATAATTGTCGCATAAAAAATCTATTTTGGGCTGATTCAcggagtagatcaagttatgaagTGTTTGGAGATGTTGTTTCTTTTGATACGACTTATCTCACAAACAAATACGATATGCCGTTTGCCCCTTTCGTAGGAGTTAATCACCATGGACAGTCGATTTTATTGGGGTGTGGCTTGTTATCAAGTGAGGACACCGACACATTTGTTTGGTTGTTCAAGTCATGGTTGTTATAG
- the LOC120004189 gene encoding uncharacterized protein LOC120004189, which translates to MRDLENLKEKILNDEAQISVSSRLVVNNTSKLRSPLSVRRKGRPVTNRKVSKIEKITCRLKANKPSQKKGKVVEATPTKLETIHDVREIGECSQNGDGECCQNGDLQSRPS; encoded by the exons ATGCGTGATTTGGagaatttgaaggaaaaaatttTGAATGATGAAGCGCAGATTTCTGTTAGTTCGAGACTAGTTGTTAACAATACAAGCAAGTTACGTAGCCCTTTAAGTGTTCGCCGGAAAGGTCGTCCAGTAACTAATCGAAAGGTCTCAAAGATTGAAAAGATTACATGTCGTTTaaaagccaataaaccaagtcagAAGAAG GGAAAAGTGGTGGAGGCTACACCTACTAAATTAGAGACTATCCATGATGTTCGCGAGATAGGAGAGTGCAGTCAAAATGGTGACGGAGAGTGCTGTCAAAATGGTGATCTACAATCCAGACCTAGTTGA
- the LOC120012076 gene encoding thioredoxin domain-containing protein PLP3B-like — protein MNPDSVKSTLSNLAFGNVLAAAARDYKKELVDQEKTQTSSSTNHEVDLDELMDDPELEKLHADRIAALKKEAEKRQEFKRQGHGEYREVTEGDFLGEVTGSEKVVCHFYHREFYRCKIMDKHLKALAPIHLDTKFIKLDAENAPFFIAKLGIKTLPCVILFRKGIATDRLIGFQDLGGKDDFTTKKLEVLLLKKGIIAGRKGDEDDDVEGYNEDKSRTVRSSVDPDSDSE, from the exons ATGAATCCTGATTCCGTCAAATCGACTTTGTCCAATTTAGCGTTCGGAAATGTATTGGCTGCTGCTGCTCGCGACTATAAAAAG GAATTGGTTGATCAAGAGAAGACCCAAACATCAAGTTCTACCAACCATGAGGTTGACCTTGATGAGTTGATGGAT GATCCTGAACTAGAAAAATTGCATGCGGACAGAATAGCTGCTCTTAAG aaaGAGGCTGAGAAGCGGCAAGAATTCAAGAGGCAGGGACATGGAGAATATAGGGAGGTAACTGAGGGAGATTTTCTGGGTGAAGTCACTGGAAGTGAGAAAGTTGTTTGTCACTTCTACCATAGGGAGTTCTACCGCTGCAA GATAATGGATAAGCATTTGAAGGCCCTTGCACCAATACACCTTGATACGAAGTTCATCAAGTTGGATGCAGAG AATGCACCCTTCTTCATTGCAAAACTTGGAATCAAAACTTTGCCTTGTGTCATATTGTTCAG AAAAGGGATTGCCACAGATAGATTGATCGGATTTCAAGATCTTGGAGGAAAAGATGATTTCACCACAAAGAAGCTTGAGGTTCTACTACTAAAGAAAG GTATAATTGCTGGGAGGAAAGGCGATGAAGACGATGATGTAGAAGGTTATAATGAAGACAAAAGCAGAACAGTGAGATCCTCAGTGGATCCTGACTCTGATTCTGAATGA
- the LOC119995352 gene encoding zinc finger BED domain-containing protein RICESLEEPER 1-like, whose amino-acid sequence MEENQEISSQTPSTPTLSESSANSQTEPEVAVTQAELLGTEREVVAAGTLPPRLGKKKSIVWDHFETMMVKGKGKRAVCNHCKHDYACNTIVNGTSTLRTHLLHYCPNSPIKEDKSQKTLSFEGKGNLVAHSFSKERSILACVEIIIIDELPFRFVEGIGFTRFMKEVQPRFDPPSRSTVARKVWSVYQDRKATFKSDAIGRLIERCLSDWGIERVFTITVDNASANDGAIRYVARQLRHWKTLQFEGDLLHMRCCAHIINLIFSNGLSEMHSSIKSIRKACKYTRSSPSRLEKFRQCLVLEKIDSKGLMPLECKTRWNSIYLMLEAALKVQRAFERLEEETTDYVRYFDSNDNDDENQLGKKRRVDDLSSYKTVTANVPFRAIYMMADALKKAMRSEDEFLKKVATSMKAKFNKY is encoded by the exons ATGGAGGAGAATCAGGAAATTAGTTCCCAAACTCCATCCACTCCAACTTTATCTGAGAGTAGTGCTAATTCACAAACAGAACCAGAAGTTGCAGTAACACAAGCAGAACTATTAGGAACTGAAAGAGAAGTTGTAGCTGCAGGGACACTCCCTCCACGTCTTGGTAAGAAAAAATCTATTGTATGGGATCATTTTGAGACAATGATGGTAAAGGGGAAGGGGAAAAGGGCAGTTTGCAATCATTGTAAGCATGATTATGCATGTAACACAATAGTAAATGGGACTTCCACCTTGAGGACTCATTTGCTTCATTATTGTCCTAATTCTCCAATTAAAGAGGACAAAAGCCAAAAAACCCTTTCATTTGAGGGAAAAGGTAACCTAGTTGCACATTCATTTAGCAAGGAGAGGAGTATTCTAGCATGTGTGGAGATAATTATAATTGATGAGCTCCCGTTTAGGTTTGTGGAAGGGATAGGGTTTACACGATTTATGAAAGAGGTCCAACCTAGATTTGATCCACCATCTCGTTCGACCGTTGCTAGGAAAGTTTGGAGTGTTTATCAAGATCGTAAGGCTACCTTCAAAA GTGATGCCATTGGGAGACTTATTGAGAGGTGTTTAAGTGATTGGGGTATAGAAAGAGTGTTCACCATCACGGTTGACAATGCATCGGCTAATGACGGTGCTATTAGGTATGTTGCAAGACAATTGAGGCATTGGAAAACTTTACAATTTGAAGGGGATCTTTTACACATGAGGTGTTGtgcacatatcatcaatctaATTTTTTCAAATGGGTTGAGTGAGATGCATAGCTCAATTAAGAGTATTCGTAAGGCTTGTAAGTATACAAGATCCTCTCCTTCTAGGTTGGAAAAGTTTCGACAATGTTTAGTGTTGGAGAAGATTGATAGCAAAGGTCTTATGCCTTTAGAGTGCAAAACTAGGTGGAATTCAATTTATCTGATGTTAGAGGCGGCTTTGAAAGTACAAAGGGCATTTGAGAGATTGGAGGAGGAGACCACTGATTATGTGCGTTATTTTGATAgtaatgataatgatgatgagaaTCAGCTTGGTAAGAAAAGAAGGGTTGATGAT CTTAGTTCCTACAAAACGGTGACAGCTAATGTGCCTTTCCGTGCGATTTATATGATGGCTGATGCTTTGAAAAAAGCAATGAGAAGTGAAGATGAATTCTTAAAGAAGGTTGCAACTTCAATGAAAGCAAAGTTTAACAAGTATTAG